A stretch of the Natribaculum luteum genome encodes the following:
- the proB gene encoding glutamate 5-kinase, translating to MSKTTEIEPEEAEKARQLAADAERVIVKAGTNSLTDDESNLDDGKLDKLVDDIADLLERDKDVILVSSGSIGAGVGRIGYTGETVEESQALSTVGQSHLMRRYTESFERYDQKVAQLLLTQHDLENPERFTNLRNTIETLLEWDVVPIINENDAVATEEIQIGDNDMLSSSVAIGIDVDLLVTLTDVGGVYTGNPKEDPEAERIDAVGRNYDKVQAIIDESSSSQFGGIQTKVQGARDASEHGIPAIIARSTEDDILEKIAAAKPVGTVFVPINGVIDD from the coding sequence ATGAGTAAGACGACCGAAATCGAACCCGAGGAAGCCGAGAAGGCGAGACAGCTCGCGGCCGACGCCGAGCGCGTGATCGTCAAGGCCGGGACGAACTCACTGACCGACGACGAGTCGAACCTCGACGACGGGAAACTCGACAAACTCGTCGACGACATCGCCGACCTCCTCGAGCGGGACAAAGACGTGATACTCGTCTCCTCGGGGTCGATCGGTGCAGGCGTGGGACGGATCGGCTACACCGGCGAGACCGTCGAGGAATCGCAGGCGCTGTCGACCGTCGGCCAGAGTCACCTGATGCGACGCTACACGGAGAGTTTCGAACGCTACGACCAGAAGGTCGCTCAGCTCTTGCTTACCCAGCACGACCTCGAGAACCCCGAGCGCTTTACGAATCTCCGGAACACGATCGAGACGCTACTCGAGTGGGACGTCGTCCCGATCATCAACGAAAACGACGCCGTCGCGACCGAGGAGATCCAGATCGGCGACAACGACATGCTCTCGTCGTCGGTCGCCATCGGGATCGACGTCGACCTGCTGGTCACACTCACCGACGTCGGCGGGGTGTATACCGGGAATCCGAAAGAAGACCCCGAGGCGGAACGCATCGACGCCGTCGGTCGCAACTACGACAAGGTCCAGGCGATCATCGACGAAAGTTCGAGTTCCCAGTTCGGCGGCATCCAGACGAAAGTTCAGGGGGCACGCGACGCAAGCGAGCACGGCATTCCGGCGATTATCGCCAGATCGACCGAGGACGACATCCTCGAGAAAATCGCTGCTGCCAAACCTGTGGGAACCGTATTCGTCCCCATCAACGGTGTCATCGATGACTGA
- a CDS encoding glutamate-5-semialdehyde dehydrogenase — MTEKTTETKVDEAQTAALELAKLDDDERSAALHAIADAIDERHEEILEANEKDVTEGQRMLEEGEYTQALVDRLKLSESKLESITEMVRSVAAQEDPLGKTLTSRRLDEDLELYKIAVPIGVIGTVFESRPDALVQIAALSLKSGNAVILKGGSEASHSNRVLYEIIRDATAEMPDGWAQLIEAREDVNALLEMDDSIDLLMPRGSSGFVSYIQDNTSIPVLGHTEGVCHVYVDDDADLEMATEIAYDAKVQYPAVCNAVETLLVHEDVAEAFLPEIAARYEEAGVEMRGDEASRGIVEMEAATEDDWSTEYGDLILSIKVVDSLEAAVDHVNEYGSKHTESIVTDDADRASTFMRSIDSASVFHNASTRFSDGYRFGLGAEVGISTGKIHARGPVGLEGLTTYKYHLEGDGQLVGTYAGEDAEPFLHEEFEGDWNPGHLSDE; from the coding sequence ATGACTGAGAAAACGACGGAAACCAAAGTCGACGAGGCACAGACCGCAGCACTCGAGCTGGCGAAACTCGACGACGACGAACGAAGCGCAGCCTTGCACGCGATCGCCGACGCGATCGACGAGCGCCACGAGGAGATCCTCGAGGCCAACGAGAAAGACGTCACCGAGGGCCAGCGGATGCTCGAGGAAGGCGAGTACACCCAGGCGCTCGTCGATCGCCTGAAGCTCTCGGAGTCGAAACTCGAGAGCATCACCGAGATGGTCCGGAGCGTCGCTGCCCAGGAGGACCCGCTCGGGAAGACGCTCACCTCGCGACGGCTCGACGAGGACCTCGAACTGTACAAGATCGCCGTCCCGATCGGCGTCATCGGCACGGTCTTCGAGTCCCGACCCGACGCGTTAGTCCAGATCGCCGCGCTCAGTCTCAAGTCCGGCAACGCCGTCATTCTGAAAGGCGGCAGCGAGGCGAGCCACTCCAACCGGGTGCTCTACGAGATCATCCGGGACGCGACCGCCGAGATGCCCGACGGCTGGGCACAGCTCATCGAAGCGCGCGAGGACGTCAACGCCTTGCTCGAGATGGACGACTCGATCGACCTGCTCATGCCGCGGGGCAGTTCCGGGTTCGTCAGCTACATCCAGGACAACACGAGCATTCCCGTGCTCGGTCACACCGAGGGCGTATGCCACGTCTACGTCGACGACGACGCCGACCTCGAGATGGCAACCGAGATCGCCTACGACGCGAAGGTGCAGTATCCGGCGGTCTGTAACGCCGTCGAGACGCTGCTGGTCCACGAGGACGTCGCCGAGGCGTTCCTGCCCGAAATCGCCGCCCGCTACGAGGAGGCGGGCGTCGAGATGCGCGGCGACGAGGCCTCGCGGGGGATCGTCGAGATGGAGGCGGCGACCGAAGACGACTGGTCGACCGAGTACGGTGACCTGATCCTCTCGATCAAGGTCGTCGACTCGCTCGAGGCCGCCGTCGATCACGTCAACGAGTACGGCTCGAAGCACACGGAGTCGATCGTGACCGACGACGCCGACCGGGCCAGTACCTTCATGCGGAGCATCGACTCGGCGAGCGTCTTCCACAACGCCTCCACGCGCTTTAGCGACGGCTACCGGTTCGGCCTCGGCGCAGAAGTTGGCATCAGTACCGGGAAGATCCACGCCAGAGGACCCGTCGGCCTCGAGGGCCTGACGACCTACAAGTACCACCTCGAGGGTGACGGACAGCTCGTCGGGACGTACGCCGGCGAGGACGCCGAGCCCTTCCTCCACGAGGAGTTCGAGGGCGACTGGAACCCCGGCCACCTGTCCGACGAGTAA
- the rpl12p gene encoding 50S ribosomal protein P1 has translation MEYVYAAMVLHEADRDVTEENVTEILEAADVEVEDARVRALVAALEDVDIDEAIETAAVPAAGAPAAPAEAEAEEAEEEAAEEEAEEEEEPEEEEEVSGEGLGDLFG, from the coding sequence ATGGAGTACGTATACGCAGCGATGGTCTTACACGAGGCGGATCGAGACGTGACCGAGGAGAACGTGACCGAGATACTCGAGGCGGCGGACGTCGAGGTCGAGGACGCGCGGGTGAGGGCGCTCGTCGCGGCACTCGAGGACGTCGACATCGACGAGGCGATCGAGACCGCCGCCGTCCCGGCTGCGGGCGCGCCCGCCGCTCCCGCAGAAGCGGAAGCCGAGGAGGCAGAAGAAGAAGCGGCGGAGGAAGAAGCCGAGGAGGAAGAGGAACCGGAGGAAGAAGAGGAGGTCTCCGGCGAGGGACTCGGCGACCTGTTCGGCTAA
- a CDS encoding amidase — protein sequence MPYSMETATATDLAERIRRRDLSPVDVVDATLERIDDRDDLNAFVTVLEDDARERARELEAELDDGGPVGPLHGVPIAIKDLFDFKAGVRNTMGSVPFADFVPEQSATYVERLEAAGAIVVGKTNTPEMGHKGITDNEVVGPTSTPFDLDRNAGGSSGGSAAAVADGMVPIAQGSDGGGSIRIPASFCGVYGFKASFGRVAQAIRPDAFLSHTPFIHAGPLTRTVEDAALMLEAMVGPHPRDPLSIPDEGTDFRGAVTRGIDDFEIAYSPDFDVFPIDDRVRDVVDDAVSDLEATGANVDEVELGLEVDHRELADLWLREIGSLYHSAVEGFKADGMDLLADHRDELTREFASLLEDTADLTMLDLKRDDHVRTRIYDHVQDVFAEYDLLVTPTLAVPPVENAGPDEGSTLGPTEIDGEDVEPLIGWCLTHPINFTGHPAASVPAGLTSDGLPVGLQLVGDRFADEDVFAASGAIERVRPWAETYPPR from the coding sequence ATGCCATATAGCATGGAGACTGCAACGGCAACAGACCTGGCCGAACGAATCCGACGGCGGGACCTCTCCCCGGTCGACGTTGTCGACGCGACGCTCGAGCGCATCGACGACCGCGACGATCTGAACGCGTTCGTGACCGTCCTCGAGGACGACGCCCGAGAGCGCGCTCGAGAACTCGAGGCGGAACTCGACGATGGCGGGCCGGTCGGTCCCCTCCACGGCGTGCCGATCGCGATCAAGGACCTCTTCGATTTCAAGGCGGGCGTGCGAAACACGATGGGGTCCGTCCCGTTCGCGGACTTCGTCCCCGAGCAGTCGGCGACGTACGTCGAACGGCTAGAAGCGGCCGGCGCGATCGTCGTCGGGAAGACCAACACGCCCGAAATGGGCCACAAGGGGATCACGGACAACGAGGTCGTCGGCCCGACGAGCACCCCGTTCGACCTCGATCGCAACGCTGGCGGCTCCTCCGGCGGCTCGGCCGCGGCAGTCGCCGACGGGATGGTACCGATCGCACAGGGGTCGGACGGCGGCGGCTCGATCCGAATTCCGGCGTCCTTTTGCGGTGTGTACGGATTCAAGGCGTCGTTCGGTCGAGTCGCCCAGGCGATTCGACCCGACGCCTTTCTTTCGCATACGCCGTTCATCCACGCCGGCCCGCTCACGCGCACCGTCGAAGATGCGGCGCTGATGCTCGAGGCCATGGTTGGACCCCATCCGCGGGATCCACTGAGCATCCCCGACGAGGGGACCGACTTCCGGGGCGCGGTCACGCGCGGCATCGACGACTTCGAGATCGCGTACAGTCCCGACTTCGACGTCTTCCCGATCGACGATCGGGTGCGAGACGTCGTCGACGACGCCGTGAGCGACCTCGAGGCGACCGGTGCGAACGTCGACGAGGTCGAACTCGGACTCGAGGTCGATCACCGCGAACTCGCCGACCTGTGGCTGCGAGAGATCGGCTCGCTGTATCACTCGGCCGTCGAGGGGTTCAAAGCCGACGGCATGGACCTCCTCGCCGACCATCGCGACGAGTTGACGCGCGAGTTCGCGTCACTCCTGGAGGACACGGCCGATTTGACGATGCTCGATCTCAAACGCGACGATCACGTCCGGACTCGTATTTACGATCACGTCCAGGACGTCTTCGCGGAGTACGACCTGCTCGTCACCCCGACGCTCGCGGTGCCGCCCGTCGAGAACGCGGGTCCTGACGAGGGGAGTACGCTCGGTCCGACGGAGATCGACGGGGAAGACGTCGAGCCGCTGATCGGCTGGTGTCTCACGCATCCGATCAACTTCACCGGCCACCCCGCCGCGTCGGTCCCGGCCGGGCTGACGTCCGACGGGCTTCCGGTCGGCCTCCAGCTCGTCGGTGACCGGTTCGCTGACGAGGACGTGTTCGCGGCCAGTGGTGCCATCGAACGCGTTCGTCCCTGGGCGGAGACGTACCCGCCGCGATGA
- a CDS encoding nuclear transport factor 2 family protein, giving the protein MTTETTLEHHLEAFGEQDLSAVMEDYTDESTIVTNQGVFRGLEEIEGLFENLFAEFSQSGTTMSIDEQLVEGEFGYIVWNAETPENVYEFATDTFHIPDDEIVFQTFAADITPK; this is encoded by the coding sequence ATGACAACTGAAACAACCCTGGAACACCACCTCGAGGCGTTCGGCGAACAGGACCTCTCGGCGGTTATGGAAGACTACACCGACGAATCGACGATCGTGACCAATCAGGGCGTCTTCCGCGGACTCGAGGAGATCGAAGGGCTATTCGAGAACCTGTTCGCGGAGTTCTCCCAGTCCGGAACGACGATGTCCATCGACGAACAGCTCGTCGAAGGCGAATTCGGCTACATCGTCTGGAACGCCGAAACGCCGGAGAACGTCTACGAGTTCGCGACCGACACGTTCCACATTCCCGACGACGAGATCGTCTTTCAGACGTTCGCCGCAGACATCACGCCGAAGTAG
- a CDS encoding DUF1269 domain-containing protein gives MKKLIVLAFDNQSGALEVRDKLFELQKQELITMDDAAVVVRDEEGKTNVKQAQSLVGTGALGGAFWGLLIGLIFLAPVLGMAVGAVSGALGGKFADIGIDDSFIKEVGETIDPGESALFMLVSDVQRDRVIDELEPYSPELLETNLSPEDEDKLREHFAADEVTA, from the coding sequence ATGAAGAAACTCATCGTACTGGCGTTCGATAATCAGTCCGGCGCACTCGAGGTGCGGGACAAGCTCTTCGAATTGCAAAAACAGGAGTTAATCACGATGGACGACGCCGCCGTCGTGGTCCGAGACGAGGAGGGCAAAACGAACGTGAAACAGGCACAGAGTCTCGTCGGTACGGGCGCCCTCGGCGGTGCGTTCTGGGGCCTGCTCATCGGGCTAATCTTCCTTGCACCTGTGCTGGGGATGGCAGTCGGCGCAGTGTCCGGCGCGTTGGGTGGGAAGTTCGCCGACATCGGTATCGACGATTCGTTCATCAAAGAAGTCGGCGAGACGATCGACCCGGGTGAGTCTGCGCTGTTCATGCTCGTGAGTGACGTCCAGCGGGACCGCGTCATCGACGAACTCGAACCCTACAGTCCCGAACTCCTGGAGACGAATCTTTCACCGGAAGACGAAGACAAACTCCGCGAGCACTTCGCCGCAGACGAAGTGACCGCGTGA
- a CDS encoding SulP family inorganic anion transporter, whose amino-acid sequence MSTERLKERISRRFSSVLPVLKWLPRYDTSWLRLDVVAGITVAASVVPEGLAYASLANLPPETGLYAGLLAVTVYFFLGTSRQVIVGPTSALAILLESGVGAVAGGNTASYASLVIVTTILVGVFAVIAWAFRLGFLVHFISGSVLTGFSAGAALYIMSTQLGKLFGIESSTSDTFFGQTFFGRIWYVGTHFAETNPETLAVGGAGIVLLVLGERYLPRAPNALVVVVLSIVLMSITNLQARGVDIVGSIPSGLPTLTVPAIPSISTLASLVPVAAALFLLSYVQGIGAVETFARRHDYRTDANQELLADGVANLAAGLGGGFAVGGSMSRSALNDAVGGKTQLTNAVVALVLVVVLLFLTGVFTNLPETILAAIVIVAVTGLIDTSALRQLYHVSKSEFAIAMSALLGVLTVGMLWGVFVGVVLSLLVAISRVSRPSTHELGQIGGTDHFVALDLYPAATTSSDAFVYRVEAELFYANAETVRTDLLDRLAKRDADVELVVFDLTSSPTVDFEAAQMLEELQQKLDSRGIDLRFAGADSEVVQMLETTGLAANTGGVKPEEPIADVIDRWRAERSS is encoded by the coding sequence ATGTCAACAGAACGCCTCAAAGAACGAATCAGCCGACGATTTTCGTCGGTTCTGCCGGTGCTGAAGTGGCTTCCGCGGTACGACACGTCGTGGCTCCGTCTGGACGTCGTCGCGGGAATCACCGTCGCAGCGTCAGTCGTTCCCGAGGGGTTGGCGTACGCGTCGCTGGCGAACTTGCCACCGGAGACCGGTTTGTACGCCGGGTTGCTGGCCGTCACCGTCTACTTTTTTCTTGGCACTTCTCGGCAAGTCATCGTCGGACCGACCTCGGCGCTGGCGATCCTGCTCGAGAGTGGTGTCGGGGCAGTCGCTGGCGGGAACACCGCCTCGTACGCGTCACTTGTCATCGTGACGACGATCCTCGTCGGTGTCTTCGCAGTTATCGCGTGGGCATTTCGGTTAGGATTTCTCGTCCACTTCATCTCGGGATCGGTGCTTACGGGGTTTTCCGCCGGAGCGGCGCTGTATATAATGTCAACGCAACTTGGGAAACTGTTCGGCATCGAGAGCAGCACGTCGGACACCTTCTTCGGACAAACGTTCTTCGGGCGAATATGGTACGTCGGAACCCATTTTGCTGAGACGAACCCCGAGACGCTGGCCGTCGGCGGTGCTGGCATCGTGTTGCTCGTGCTCGGAGAACGGTACTTGCCACGTGCACCGAACGCACTCGTCGTCGTCGTTCTCTCGATCGTGCTCATGTCGATTACGAATCTCCAGGCCCGCGGTGTCGACATCGTCGGGTCGATTCCGAGCGGTCTCCCCACGTTGACGGTTCCGGCGATTCCCAGTATTTCGACACTGGCTTCTCTCGTCCCCGTCGCCGCCGCGTTGTTCCTTCTCTCGTACGTCCAGGGTATCGGTGCAGTCGAGACGTTCGCCAGACGCCACGACTATCGAACCGATGCGAATCAGGAGCTGCTGGCCGATGGCGTCGCCAACCTCGCTGCTGGTCTCGGTGGCGGATTCGCTGTCGGTGGCAGCATGTCTCGGTCGGCACTCAACGACGCCGTCGGCGGCAAGACTCAACTCACGAACGCCGTCGTCGCGCTCGTTCTCGTCGTCGTCTTGCTCTTTCTCACCGGCGTGTTCACGAATCTCCCAGAAACGATTCTCGCAGCGATCGTTATCGTCGCCGTCACGGGCCTTATCGACACGAGCGCACTCCGCCAACTGTACCACGTGAGCAAGAGCGAGTTCGCCATCGCGATGTCGGCCCTGCTCGGAGTCCTCACGGTCGGGATGCTCTGGGGTGTCTTCGTCGGCGTCGTCCTCTCGTTGCTGGTCGCGATTTCTCGAGTCAGCCGTCCGTCGACACACGAACTCGGTCAAATCGGCGGGACGGACCATTTCGTCGCTCTCGACCTGTACCCGGCGGCGACGACCAGCAGTGACGCGTTCGTCTACCGTGTCGAAGCCGAGCTGTTCTACGCGAACGCGGAAACGGTTCGGACCGACCTCCTCGATCGGCTCGCAAAACGCGACGCCGACGTCGAACTGGTCGTCTTCGATCTCACATCGTCGCCAACGGTCGACTTCGAGGCCGCACAGATGTTGGAGGAACTGCAACAGAAACTCGACTCACGCGGAATCGACCTCCGTTTTGCGGGGGCAGATTCCGAGGTTGTGCAGATGCTCGAAACGACGGGACTTGCGGCGAACACTGGCGGCGTGAAACCCGAGGAACCGATCGCCGACGTCATCGATCGCTGGAGAGCGGAGCGGTCGTCGTGA
- a CDS encoding RNA-guided endonuclease InsQ/TnpB family protein, whose protein sequence is MLTTRRTYVCRIQNHSQVADALDRHGWSASKLLNVANYYARQQWDETGTIPDENELKRELKTHPKYTGLHSQSSQNVLEELSGAFSSWFGSDDDRDNPPGYRKQNYYDDDGNRVHEEHPRSTVTWKKNGIRHDTKHDRIRLSKGKNHKDGRDFILCEYQAPPEVEVENIRQVRAVYTTAKGRWELHVVCEVEINAASPGENTAGVDLGICNPAAVAFPDDALLYPGNTLREDKHYFQQAEYQTAGDHGPSQKAQWAREKRARRKDHFLHALSKDIVERCVNHDVGTLVVGDPSGVDDDDWGRHGNKRLDNWAYKRLLNLIDYKARERGIAVEMPDERGTSSSCSVCGHKDRDSRVERGLWKCDRCGVVAHGDVNGADNIRQETLTVTPPLGDSGNGCLAQPRVIHFSRTYGFQPRATAE, encoded by the coding sequence ATGTTGACGACACGCCGTACCTACGTCTGCCGCATCCAGAACCACTCGCAAGTGGCTGATGCGCTTGATAGACACGGATGGTCAGCATCCAAACTCTTGAACGTTGCGAACTACTACGCCCGCCAACAGTGGGACGAAACCGGCACAATCCCCGACGAAAACGAACTCAAACGCGAGCTGAAAACCCACCCCAAATACACGGGACTGCATAGCCAGTCCAGCCAGAACGTTTTAGAAGAACTTTCTGGAGCGTTCAGTTCGTGGTTCGGCTCCGACGACGACCGGGACAACCCACCGGGCTACCGCAAACAGAACTACTACGACGACGACGGCAACAGAGTCCACGAAGAACATCCGCGCTCGACGGTGACGTGGAAGAAGAACGGCATCCGCCACGACACGAAACACGACCGAATCCGCCTGAGCAAAGGCAAAAACCACAAAGACGGACGCGACTTCATCCTCTGTGAGTACCAGGCTCCACCAGAAGTCGAAGTGGAGAACATTCGACAAGTGCGTGCTGTCTACACCACTGCAAAAGGCCGATGGGAGTTGCACGTCGTCTGTGAAGTGGAAATCAACGCAGCGTCACCCGGCGAGAACACGGCAGGTGTCGACCTTGGTATTTGTAATCCTGCCGCCGTCGCGTTCCCTGACGACGCCCTGCTCTATCCAGGCAACACGTTGCGTGAAGACAAGCACTACTTCCAGCAGGCAGAATACCAGACTGCAGGTGACCACGGCCCCAGTCAGAAGGCACAGTGGGCGCGTGAAAAGCGTGCCCGGCGGAAAGACCACTTCCTGCACGCCCTGTCGAAAGACATCGTCGAACGATGCGTCAACCACGACGTAGGCACACTTGTTGTCGGTGACCCGAGCGGTGTTGATGACGATGATTGGGGCAGGCACGGCAACAAGCGGCTCGATAACTGGGCGTACAAGCGGCTGCTGAACCTCATCGACTACAAAGCCCGTGAGCGTGGAATTGCGGTGGAGATGCCGGACGAACGCGGTACGTCGTCGTCGTGTAGTGTCTGTGGCCACAAAGACCGGGATAGTCGTGTTGAGCGTGGCCTGTGGAAGTGCGACCGTTGTGGCGTCGTCGCGCATGGCGACGTGAATGGAGCCGATAACATCAGACAGGAAACGCTAACCGTGACTCCCCCACTCGGGGATAGCGGTAACGGCTGTTTGGCCCAGCCTCGCGTCATTCACTTCAGCCGGACTTACGGATTCCAACCGCGAGCAACCGCCGAGTGA
- a CDS encoding IS4 family transposase has protein sequence MHTETSSRHIERRLTNLLPSEALEDHADAVGVVEREGKLQLPPLVWSFAFGFAAGESRTLAAFRRTYNSTADESLSPGGFYQRLTPTLAEYLRDLVEYGFDEVAVPHTVSDEFDRFRDVMIADGTVLRLHELLSEAYKARHEEQAGAKLHLLHNVTDQTVEHFNVTDEKTHDSTLFNTGSWLEGRLAIFDLAYFKYRRFALIDENDGYFVSRLKKSANPVVTEELREWRGRAIPLEGEKIFDIVDDLSRKYIDVEVEVEFDRREYAGTQSRDTKRFRVVGVRNEDADDYHLYITNLSREEFLPADLATIYRCRWEVELLFRELKTQYELDEFDTTKKHIVEILLYAALLSLVVSRDLLGLVIEHADDGIVFPPERWAATFRSHAQLILRELREYLAYSPPPLLQRLIEDAQKIHRQRPILQEQLATTIQPAAEA, from the coding sequence GTGCACACCGAAACCTCCTCACGTCACATTGAACGCCGTCTCACTAACCTCCTTCCCTCTGAAGCGCTCGAAGACCACGCCGATGCCGTCGGCGTGGTCGAGCGCGAGGGGAAGCTTCAGCTCCCGCCACTTGTCTGGTCGTTTGCGTTCGGCTTCGCCGCAGGCGAAAGCCGAACGCTTGCGGCCTTCAGACGTACCTACAACTCTACCGCTGACGAGTCACTTTCTCCGGGCGGCTTCTACCAGCGGTTGACTCCGACGCTCGCAGAGTACCTCCGCGACCTCGTCGAATACGGGTTCGACGAGGTCGCTGTCCCTCACACCGTCTCTGATGAGTTCGACCGGTTTCGAGACGTGATGATCGCTGATGGAACCGTCCTGCGGTTGCACGAGTTGCTCTCTGAAGCGTACAAAGCACGTCACGAGGAGCAGGCTGGAGCGAAGCTCCACCTGCTCCACAACGTCACTGACCAGACAGTCGAACATTTCAACGTCACAGACGAGAAAACGCACGACAGCACGTTGTTTAACACAGGATCGTGGCTGGAAGGACGGCTAGCGATCTTCGACCTCGCCTATTTCAAGTACCGGCGGTTCGCGTTGATCGACGAGAACGACGGCTACTTCGTGAGCCGACTGAAAAAGAGCGCGAACCCGGTTGTAACGGAGGAATTACGGGAATGGCGCGGCCGCGCCATTCCCTTAGAAGGCGAGAAGATCTTCGACATCGTGGATGATCTCTCCCGGAAGTACATCGACGTGGAAGTCGAGGTCGAGTTTGACCGACGAGAGTACGCGGGCACGCAGTCACGTGATACGAAACGGTTCCGCGTCGTCGGCGTCCGCAACGAGGACGCCGACGACTACCATCTGTACATCACGAACCTTTCTCGGGAAGAGTTTCTCCCGGCCGATCTAGCGACGATCTACCGATGTAGATGGGAAGTAGAGCTGTTGTTCCGTGAACTGAAGACGCAGTACGAACTGGACGAGTTCGACACGACGAAGAAGCACATCGTAGAGATTCTGCTGTACGCAGCGTTGTTATCCTTGGTCGTGAGTCGTGATTTACTCGGTCTGGTCATAGAGCACGCTGATGATGGGATCGTGTTTCCGCCGGAACGCTGGGCGGCGACCTTTCGGTCGCACGCCCAGCTCATCCTCCGCGAACTGAGAGAGTATCTCGCCTACTCACCGCCGCCACTGCTACAACGACTGATCGAAGACGCTCAGAAGATCCACAGGCAACGACCAATCCTGCAAGAACAGCTCGCTACTACCATCCAACCGGCTGCTGAGGCTTAG
- a CDS encoding IS630 family transposase (programmed frameshift) translates to MTSLDNVSTEDLRQVLAEVEGKKPSQRLMAAINYLEEDGATLQEVAERYGYTAGWLSRWLDRLERLADEPFEEVVYDEHRSGRPSKLSDKEHEQFVEALHKSPEEVGLDAPAWSVPLARHYLAEEFDVEYSERHVRRLMTEAGLSWKTARPEFHKSDERAQEAWQDGFKKKRDNLDDEYTILAIDQTRQVLSTLIHAWFPKGERPSPGVTGAWDSIKLLGAVSDTDETFFLPCEENFNSDTTIRLLDALQTEFGEKICVVLDNASYFTANRVQEFVEGTPIELCYLPRGSPELNPAEECWRQLDQSLGNRLFETLDELRDAALCALDEINVPDVFTYLCP, encoded by the exons ATGACCTCTCTCGACAACGTCTCTACCGAAGACCTCCGCCAGGTCTTGGCGGAGGTCGAGGGAAAAAAGCCGTCACAACGGCTCATGGCGGCGATCAATTACCTTGAAGAAGACGGTGCAACGCTACAAGAGGTCGCTGAACGCTATGGATACACTGCTGGCTGGCTCTCGCGGTGGCTTGATCGACTCGAACGGCTCGCCGACGAGCCGTTCGAGGAGGTCGTCTACGACGAGCACCGTTCAGGAAGGCCCTCAAAACTCTCCGACAAAGAGCATGAACAGTTCGTTGAAGCGCTTCACAAGTCTCCAGAGGAAGTTGGACTTGACGCGCCTGCGTGGTCCGTTCCACTAGCTCGTCACTATCTCGCCGAGGAATTCGACGTTGAGTACAGTGAGCGTCACGTTCGACGATTGATGACCGAGGCCGGGCTGTCCTGGAAGACAGCCCGGCCGGAGTTTCACAAATCCGATGAGAGAGCACAGGAAGCATGGCAAGACGGGTTCA AAAAAAAGCGCGACAACCTGGACGACGAATACACGATCTTAGCCATTGATCAGACGCGACAGGTTCTCTCGACACTGATTCACGCATGGTTTCCCAAGGGTGAGCGCCCGTCACCGGGAGTGACGGGCGCGTGGGACAGCATCAAACTTCTCGGTGCAGTCAGCGATACTGATGAGACGTTCTTTCTCCCCTGCGAGGAGAACTTCAACAGCGACACGACGATTCGTCTTCTGGACGCTCTCCAGACCGAGTTCGGCGAGAAAATCTGCGTTGTCCTCGACAACGCCTCGTATTTCACGGCGAACAGAGTCCAAGAGTTCGTTGAAGGTACTCCGATCGAACTGTGTTACCTTCCGCGGGGTTCACCAGAGCTGAACCCCGCGGAAGAGTGCTGGCGACAACTCGATCAATCACTCGGCAACCGCCTATTCGAAACGCTTGACGAACTTCGTGATGCTGCTCTCTGTGCACTGGACGAGATCAACGTGCCAGATGTCTTTACGTACTTATGTCCGTGA